The following DNA comes from Pirellulales bacterium.
TTGCATCACCAAGCCAGAACTAGAGCTCAGCAAATTGGCGTGCGTCGCCAGGTTGGTCAAATCCAATTGCAGAAGGCCCCCTTGAACCACGGTGCCTCCGCCGTAGGTGTTCGCCGCCGAATTGGCAATGGTCAACATTCCACTGCCTGTCTTCGTCAACGCAGCGCCAAACGCATTGCCAATAAAGCCCGGCCCAACCAACGAATAATCATTGGCTGAATTATTAACCGTCACAATAGCGGGATTTACTCCCCCCGTCGCAATGCTCACCACGTAAGCCCCCGCGGGAGCGCTATCGTCAAATTGAACGCTGTCGCCGCCGGTAAACGTGCCGGTCGACCAATCATTGGGCGCGCCGGTGTGCCAAGAGTTGTCGCCGCTGGCGTCGGTCCAAATATCGGTCGCGCCGGCCGGCCGCGCCGCCATCAGAAAGACCAAACCCGCTAGAAATAGAACACCGCCAAGTAGAAATTGACCGTAGTTGCCGATTCGCCGATAAGCTGACATCATTAGGCGTCTCCTGTGCGCGTGGCCCAAAATCGTAAATCTGCGCAGCGACGCCTCAGCCCGTTCCGTTTAGGCCCCCTCATTAGTATCAACGCTTCTGTCGGTGTCAAGCAACTGGCTTTGAACAATCAAAGATTAGAAAGATTATTTAGCGACTTGGCCACGATTTGCCCTTTCCATGCCTGCTCTTTCGTCTTCAAGCATCCAACATGCGTCTGATATACTTTCTGGCAGACGCAACATTAGAATCTTGCTCATTATTAAATTTTGATTAGCCCATGCGCGAGCCGATTGTGAAACCCGCCGCCGATGACGCCGCTGCCGCAGGCAAACCCGCCAGCAAAAGCGCGATCGGCCCACACGTCGGCTTTGGCGATGCCGTGGCGCCGGGCGTGGATTTTTCCGTGGTCGATGAAGATGATCGCCTGCTGCGCCCGCAGCGCATGAAAGACATGGTCGGCCAGCGCGAAGTCGCCGAGCGGCTGGAAATTGCGCTCGATGCTGCCCGCAAACGGAGCGAACCGCTGGGCCACATTCTGTTCGATGGTCCGCCGGGCTTGGGCAAAACCACCTTTGCCACCTGCATTCCGCGCGAGCTGGGCGCCAGCCTGCAAATCGCCAGCGGCGCGGCCTTGATGGCCCCCAAAGATTTGGTGCCCTATCTGTCCAATGCCGAGGAAGGTTCGATTTTGTTCATCGACGAAATTCACCGGCTCCCCAAAGCCGTCGAAGAATTCCTCTACCCGGCGATGGAAGATTTCCGCATCGACATCACGCTGGGCGAAGGCATGAACGCCCGCACCATCAATATGCCGCTGCGGCCGTTCACCCTGATTGGCGCCACGACCCGCACCGGGCTGATTTCCGCTCCGCTGCGCGATCGGTTCCATTTGCGCGAGCACTTGGATTTTTACACGGTCGAAGAACTGAGCGAAATTGTCCGCCGCAGCTCCGTCAAGCTGCGGGTGAAAATCGACAACCCCAGCGCCGAGGAAATCGCCCGCCGTAGCCGCGGCACACCCCGTTTGGCCAACAACCGCCTGCGCTGGGTGCGCGATTATTCCATTAGCCGCGCCGATGGCCAAATTACGATGGCCGTGGCCCGGGCGGCGCTGGAAATGCAAAGCATCGACATATTGGGCCTCGACGGCCAAGACCGCAAATATCTGGAAACCATTGCCCGCGTGTTCCACGGCGGCCCGGTCGGCGTGGAAGCGGTGGCCCATACGCTGAATCTTTCGCCCGACACATTGTCTGACGAAGTGGAGCCGTATCTGTTGCGGAGCGAACTGGTGATCCGCACTCCCCGCGGCCGCAAACTCACCGCCGCCGGCTACACCCATCTCGGCCTGACGCCGTCTGCCGAAGCCGCCCCACCGCAAGGCCGGCTGTTTCAATAGTCATTTTCCCAATTCGAGGCGGCGCAGCGGTCGCCCTCGAAAACGAGTCGGACGCACGTTTTCGTGACGGGAACTTGTTTGCGCAGGCAAATTGCTTGTTAATTCATGCTGCAATACCGTTTCTAATCCTTTTGAAATCAATTTTGCCCGACTGATTTTCAGTTTCTTTGCCAACTGATCGGCTTTCGTCAACAGACCTTTTTCCACGCTCACTGAAATCACTTGCGCCCCCTTGCCAACGATTGGCCGCCCACGTTTACGCTTAAACCGATTCCATCTTTGCCGCATTTCCGACGAAAGTGGTCTCAACCGACTTTCGGCAATTTCCTGATCGAATTCGGCAGTCGCTTCGGCCAATTCTCGCGCGTTCATTTCCGTATAAGGCTTCCAGACCTTTTTGCCGTCAATGGTCACCAATCCTTTGGGGACATTCCAACTTTTGATAGTTTTTCTTGCAGCCATTATTTTTTCCGTCTACGAACGCGGCGTTTTTCACGTCGATTAAGGGGCCGGGCATGGATGATGAAAGC
Coding sequences within:
- the ruvB gene encoding Holliday junction branch migration DNA helicase RuvB, coding for MREPIVKPAADDAAAAGKPASKSAIGPHVGFGDAVAPGVDFSVVDEDDRLLRPQRMKDMVGQREVAERLEIALDAARKRSEPLGHILFDGPPGLGKTTFATCIPRELGASLQIASGAALMAPKDLVPYLSNAEEGSILFIDEIHRLPKAVEEFLYPAMEDFRIDITLGEGMNARTINMPLRPFTLIGATTRTGLISAPLRDRFHLREHLDFYTVEELSEIVRRSSVKLRVKIDNPSAEEIARRSRGTPRLANNRLRWVRDYSISRADGQITMAVARAALEMQSIDILGLDGQDRKYLETIARVFHGGPVGVEAVAHTLNLSPDTLSDEVEPYLLRSELVIRTPRGRKLTAAGYTHLGLTPSAEAAPPQGRLFQ